The following are from one region of the Deltaproteobacteria bacterium genome:
- a CDS encoding 4-hydroxybenzoate octaprenyltransferase — protein MIKILRMIKVEHTVFAFPFAFVGALMAIHAIPPLRIIFFIVVAMISARSAAMTLNRIIDRRFDALNIRTKNREIPAGKVKVRNAWIFTIASLIVFEFSAFCLNNLCFMLSPIALFFILTYSYSKRFTPLCHLYLGATDAIAPLGGYIAAKGAFGLDAIFLSLGVMFWIAGFDILYSLQDVEFDKKAGLYSLPVSLGEDKALIIARLFHLFTVVLFFLAFYYCGLHIFSYIAVVISAFLLIYEHLLARPRELDKINIAFFNINGYISIILFVFVFMDILIL, from the coding sequence ATGATAAAAATCCTTAGGATGATAAAGGTAGAGCATACTGTCTTTGCCTTCCCCTTTGCCTTTGTGGGTGCGTTGATGGCAATTCATGCTATACCCCCTTTAAGAATTATTTTTTTTATCGTTGTTGCGATGATCAGTGCTCGTTCGGCGGCGATGACTTTGAATAGGATTATAGATCGAAGATTTGATGCGTTAAATATACGCACGAAAAATAGAGAGATACCAGCAGGCAAGGTGAAAGTAAGAAATGCGTGGATATTTACCATTGCTTCACTTATCGTATTTGAGTTTTCTGCATTTTGTTTAAACAATTTGTGCTTTATGCTTTCTCCCATTGCCCTTTTTTTTATTCTCACTTATTCTTATAGCAAGAGATTCACGCCTTTATGTCATCTGTATTTGGGAGCCACGGATGCGATTGCTCCTTTGGGTGGCTATATAGCGGCAAAAGGAGCTTTTGGGTTAGATGCAATTTTTCTTTCTTTAGGTGTGATGTTCTGGATAGCAGGATTTGATATTCTGTATAGTCTTCAAGATGTGGAATTTGATAAAAAGGCAGGTCTTTATTCCTTGCCCGTGTCTTTGGGCGAAGATAAAGCTTTGATTATTGCTCGTCTGTTTCACCTTTTTACTGTTGTTCTGTTTTTCCTTGCCTTTTATTATTGCGGATTGCATATCTTTTCTTATATAGCTGTTGTTATATCTGCTTTCCTCCTAATCTATGAACACCTGCTTGCCCGTCCTCGTGAGTTGGATAAGATCAATATTGCTTTCTTTAATATCAATGGTTATATTAGTATTATCCTGTTTGTGTTTGTTTTTATGGATATTTTAATATTATGA
- the pgsA gene encoding CDP-diacylglycerol--glycerol-3-phosphate 3-phosphatidyltransferase, with protein MQENFSKVSKNNLPNILSLSRIFLTIPIVICIYTGTDFSNIIAILLILVAAATDVLDGLIARRMKLVTDVGKFLDPLSDKILICSIFITMIETIHIPFWAVILIIVRELSVTSLRSMAVQKVVLEAKWAGKWKTALQLICILLLLSKFKIYGLCLFYLVVILTLFSGAMYFISYFKKYDKNP; from the coding sequence ATGCAAGAGAATTTCTCCAAAGTATCCAAAAATAATCTTCCAAATATTCTTTCCTTATCAAGAATATTTTTGACTATACCAATAGTTATTTGTATTTATACGGGTACTGATTTTTCCAATATTATTGCTATATTGCTTATTCTTGTTGCCGCTGCTACCGATGTTTTAGATGGTTTAATTGCCAGACGGATGAAATTGGTCACTGATGTTGGGAAATTTCTTGATCCCCTATCCGATAAGATTCTCATATGTTCTATATTCATAACAATGATAGAAACCATTCATATTCCCTTTTGGGCGGTTATTCTTATTATAGTTAGGGAGCTTTCTGTAACCAGTTTAAGGAGTATGGCTGTCCAGAAAGTGGTGTTGGAAGCAAAGTGGGCGGGCAAATGGAAGACTGCTTTGCAGCTTATCTGTATATTGTTACTTTTGTCTAAATTTAAGATATATGGATTATGTCTATTTTATCTTGTTGTGATTTTGACTTTATTTTCTGGCGCAATGTATTTTATATCCTATTTTAAGAAGTATGATAAAAATCCTTAG